In Mycobacteriales bacterium, a single genomic region encodes these proteins:
- a CDS encoding DUF4349 domain-containing protein — protein sequence MRQHRRTTASAGLAAIVLALALAGCSSSNPTASNATAGNATAGGVEHGTAGKAAPLAVPPQRVPGDAATTNSGSSGDTAGTATGGNAGLPSGGGTTQSTQARVLSAAEVQPSYQIRTANIDLTAKDPLGAKAHVVSIATAAGGFVFADDSTSDHGQASVDVTLKVPPTAYDGVVHRISTGVGTLRRVQQSTQDVTGQVIDVQSRLGVQRASIARLQTLLGSATDLGKIIQLESELTGREATLESMEAQLKALTDKTDLSTVEVTISEPGKQPKPKPVAGAVTVSDGFDGGAHAFVTFFRWLGIALGAVLPFAAAAAVIGAAVVLVRRRLHRSQPQEG from the coding sequence ATGCGACAACACCGGCGTACGACGGCATCGGCCGGACTGGCAGCCATCGTGCTCGCCCTTGCACTCGCCGGCTGCTCGTCGAGCAACCCGACCGCGAGCAACGCCACGGCGGGCAACGCGACGGCAGGTGGGGTCGAGCACGGGACGGCCGGCAAGGCCGCACCCCTGGCCGTCCCGCCGCAGCGCGTCCCCGGCGACGCCGCCACGACGAACAGTGGAAGCAGCGGCGACACCGCCGGCACCGCAACGGGCGGCAACGCCGGGTTGCCGAGCGGCGGAGGTACGACCCAGAGCACCCAGGCGCGCGTGCTCAGCGCGGCCGAGGTGCAGCCGTCGTACCAGATCCGGACGGCGAACATCGACCTGACCGCGAAGGACCCGCTCGGTGCCAAGGCTCACGTCGTGAGCATCGCGACGGCGGCCGGCGGGTTCGTGTTCGCCGACGACAGCACCAGCGACCACGGCCAAGCCTCGGTCGACGTCACCCTGAAGGTGCCGCCCACGGCGTACGACGGCGTCGTGCACCGCATCAGCACCGGCGTGGGCACCCTGCGCCGGGTGCAGCAGTCGACGCAGGACGTCACCGGCCAGGTCATCGACGTGCAGAGCCGGCTCGGCGTGCAGCGCGCGAGCATCGCCCGCCTGCAGACGCTGCTCGGCTCGGCGACCGACCTCGGCAAGATCATCCAGTTGGAGTCGGAGCTGACCGGCCGCGAGGCGACGCTGGAGTCGATGGAGGCCCAGCTCAAGGCGCTCACCGACAAGACCGACCTGAGCACCGTCGAGGTCACCATCAGCGAGCCGGGCAAGCAGCCGAAGCCGAAGCCCGTCGCCGGCGCGGTCACCGTGTCGGACGGCTTCGACGGCGGCGCCCACGCGTTCGTGACGTTCTTCCGGTGGTTGGGCATCGCCCTCGGCGCAGTGCTGCCGTTCGCGGCAGCGGCTGCGGTGATCGGCGCCGCCGTGGTGCTGGTACGCCGCCGGCTGCACCGCTCGCAACCGCAGGAAGGCTGA
- a CDS encoding GatB/YqeY domain-containing protein, whose amino-acid sequence MSLKQRLHDDLTAAIKGRDTVRTATLRMALAAISTEEVAGKQARELSDDDVLTVLTREAKKRREAAEAFDGAGRGELADNERAEQAVLEDYLPAQLSDEELAALVAAAIGETGAQGQQAMGQVMKAVQPKVAGRAEGSRVAAEVRRQLA is encoded by the coding sequence ATGAGCCTCAAGCAGCGCCTGCACGACGACCTGACCGCCGCCATCAAGGGCCGTGACACGGTGCGGACGGCCACGCTGCGCATGGCGCTGGCCGCGATCTCGACCGAGGAGGTCGCGGGCAAGCAGGCTCGCGAGCTGTCCGACGACGACGTGCTGACCGTGCTGACCCGCGAGGCGAAGAAGCGCCGGGAGGCGGCGGAGGCGTTCGACGGCGCCGGCCGCGGTGAGCTCGCGGACAACGAGCGGGCCGAGCAGGCGGTGCTCGAGGACTACCTGCCCGCCCAGCTCTCCGACGAGGAGCTCGCCGCGCTCGTCGCGGCGGCGATCGGCGAGACCGGCGCGCAGGGCCAGCAGGCGATGGGCCAGGTGATGAAGGCCGTGCAGCCGAAGGTCGCCGGGCGCGCCGAGGGCTCCCGGGTCGCCGCCGAGGTACGCCGCCAGCTCGCCTGA
- a CDS encoding class I SAM-dependent methyltransferase: MGKPTRWATDHDAGHSEWYIERFRRMAAEGADLAGEARLVDLLLPRGGRVLDAGCGPGRVGAELHARGHHVVGVDADPKLIEAAREDHPGPHWLVADLAELDLPAMGEPEPFDGAVVAGNVMPYLAPGTERDALTRVATHLVPDGFVVVGFATDRAYALADFDSDIEASGLRLEHRFATWDLRPWHDDAGWAVTIVRRPAVSES; the protein is encoded by the coding sequence ATGGGCAAGCCGACGCGGTGGGCGACCGACCACGACGCCGGGCACTCCGAGTGGTACATCGAGCGCTTCCGTCGCATGGCGGCCGAGGGCGCCGACCTCGCCGGTGAGGCGCGACTCGTCGACCTGTTGCTGCCACGAGGTGGCCGCGTGCTCGACGCCGGATGCGGACCGGGGCGGGTCGGCGCCGAGCTGCACGCCCGCGGGCACCACGTGGTCGGGGTCGACGCCGACCCGAAGCTGATCGAGGCCGCGCGCGAAGACCACCCGGGACCGCACTGGCTCGTCGCCGACCTCGCCGAGCTCGATTTGCCGGCGATGGGCGAGCCCGAGCCGTTCGACGGCGCAGTGGTCGCCGGCAACGTCATGCCCTACCTGGCACCGGGCACCGAACGCGACGCCCTCACCCGAGTCGCAACACACCTCGTGCCGGACGGCTTCGTGGTCGTGGGCTTCGCGACCGACCGCGCCTACGCGCTCGCCGACTTCGACTCCGACATCGAGGCGTCCGGGCTCCGGCTCGAGCACCGGTTCGCGACCTGGGACCTGCGCCCCTGGCACGACGACGCGGGATGGGCGGTCACCATCGTTCGCCGCCCGGCAGTTTCCGAATCGTGA
- a CDS encoding metallophosphoesterase has product MRARAAVPLGLLATGAAGLAYAAGYEVRAFRLRRVTVPVLPPGSRQLRVLQVSDLHLLPAHEKTVSFVRRLAMLEPDLVVDSGDNLAHVDAVPTAVRALEPLFAFPGVFVGGSNDYYAPRPKNPARYLLPDRGRRIHGKPLPWEDLRSAMVGAGWVDVRNRRTSVSLDGLTLDVGGVDDPHIWLDRYDEIAGAVSPSADLGLGLTHSPEPRVLSRFAADGFGLVLAGHTHGGQLRVPGIGALVTNSGLDTARARGLSQYDGMWLHVSAGLGTSPYTPVRFACPPEATLLTLVGR; this is encoded by the coding sequence ATGAGAGCCCGCGCCGCCGTCCCGCTCGGCCTGCTCGCGACCGGCGCCGCCGGGCTGGCCTACGCCGCGGGCTACGAGGTGCGGGCGTTCCGGCTGCGCCGGGTCACGGTGCCCGTCCTGCCGCCGGGGTCGCGACAGCTTCGCGTGCTGCAGGTGTCGGACCTGCACCTGCTTCCCGCGCACGAGAAGACGGTCTCGTTCGTGCGCAGGCTGGCGATGCTCGAGCCGGACCTGGTGGTCGACAGCGGCGACAACCTGGCGCACGTCGACGCGGTGCCGACTGCGGTGCGGGCCCTCGAGCCGTTGTTCGCGTTCCCCGGCGTCTTCGTCGGCGGCTCCAACGACTACTACGCGCCGCGACCCAAGAACCCCGCGCGCTACCTGCTCCCCGACCGCGGCCGACGGATCCACGGCAAGCCGCTGCCGTGGGAGGACCTGCGCTCGGCGATGGTCGGCGCCGGCTGGGTGGACGTGCGCAACCGGCGTACGTCGGTGTCCCTCGACGGGCTCACGCTCGACGTCGGCGGCGTCGACGACCCGCACATCTGGCTGGACCGCTACGACGAGATCGCCGGCGCGGTCTCACCCTCCGCCGACCTGGGCCTCGGGCTGACGCACTCGCCCGAGCCGCGGGTGCTGTCCAGGTTCGCCGCCGACGGCTTCGGGCTGGTGCTGGCCGGCCACACGCACGGCGGGCAGCTGCGGGTGCCGGGCATCGGCGCGCTGGTGACCAACAGCGGCCTGGACACCGCCCGGGCGCGCGGGCTGTCGCAGTACGACGGCATGTGGCTGCACGTGTCCGCGGGACTGGGCACGTCGCCCTACACGCCGGTGCGCTTCGCCTGCCCGCCGGAGGCGACGCTGCTGACACTCGTCGGCAGGTAG